From Penaeus vannamei isolate JL-2024 chromosome 12, ASM4276789v1, whole genome shotgun sequence, the proteins below share one genomic window:
- the LOC113817473 gene encoding ribosomal L1 domain-containing protein 1, producing MAPTTKKRAGGRKNGQKEVMKKKPGLTTIAKKSSKEARRERLLKRKMWEHKIKASKNKSKGGEKNKNQNKSAQESKVKKEKALSQLDEIQVQAAVAGVRKLCNKLLAESKELLEVDSDQHICLQVSLCKVPKNKDKRSPLTIKIPLPHPILGEDTDVLLITRMLDCERGPDYEKTLNHFKELLIQKEAAHYITEVITLKQLRMEYKEFEAKRNLANRFQVVLGQDCIMELLPKLLGKHFYARNKLPIAVNLNSKHLKGVIENAVNQTLLHFNMKGNCSQVKVGRLSQNDEQITENILKAVGKIMHRIPGGWNNIQTLSLKGLKTKSVPLYVKTTTFDEKIKLPEKEGESTALGTLTTLNKGKLVYVKKDGNIKIKWKY from the exons GAATGGCCAAAAAGAAGTGATGAAGAAAAAACCTGGTTTGACAACAATTGCAAAGAAGTCATCCAAGGAAGCTAGAAGGGAGAGgcttttgaaaagaaaaatgtggGAGCACAAAATCAAGGCAAGCAAAAACAAGTCAAAAGgcggggaaaaaaacaagaatcagaATAAATCGGCACAGGAAagtaaagtgaaaaaagagaaggcTCTTTCTCAATTAGATGAGATCCAG GTGCAAGCAGCTGTTGCAGGTGTCCGAAAATTGTGCAACAAATTATTGGCTGAATCTAAAGAATTGTTAGAAGTAGACAGTGATCAGCACATTTGCCTGCAAGTCAGTTTATGCAAAGTgcccaaaaataaagataaacgatCACCATTGACCATCaaaat ACCCTTGCCACATCCTATATTGGGTGAAGACACAGATGTCTTGCTCATAACCAGAATGCTTGACTGTGAACGTGGGCCTGACTATGAGAAAACACTCAACCACTTCAAAGAGTTACTCATACAAAAGGAAGCAGCACATTACATTACAGAA gttATAACTCTGAAGCAATTAAGAATGGAATATAAAGAATTTGAAGCTAAAAGAAATCTAGCGAATCGGTTCCAGGTGGTCCTCGGTCAAGATTGCATTATGGAACTCCTGCCAAAGTTACTGGGAAAACATTTTTATGCCAGAAATAA GTTACCAATTGCAGTAAATTTGAATTCAAAACACCTTAAGGGTGTAATAGAGAATGCTGTCAATCAGACACTTCTTCATTTCAACATGAAGGGAAATTGCTCTCAAGTCAAG GTTGGTCGTCTTAGTCAAAATGATGAACAGATAACTGAGAACATTTTGAAAGCTGTTGGGAAGATTATGCACCGGATCCCTGGAGGCTGGAACAATATTCAGACCCTTTCCTTGAAGGGCCTTAAAACAAAATCTGTACCACTCTATGTTAAGACCA CAACCTTTGATGAGAAGATCAAACTGCCAGAGAAGGAAGGCGAATCAACAGCTCTAGGTACCTTAACTACACTCAACAAAGGAAAGCTTGTCTATGTCAAGAAAGATGGCAATATTAAAATCAAGTGGAAATACTAA